A genomic window from Nerophis lumbriciformis linkage group LG30, RoL_Nlum_v2.1, whole genome shotgun sequence includes:
- the LOC133572815 gene encoding mRNA decay activator protein ZFP36L2-A, producing the protein MPSYSLDHFAGLDLDDIMCKQLLSLDLRDADNQLSPIGRAKAAPGFVGQQRSCDASLSLGALARLDAGPPDDCCLSSGMWGPQPEGRQAPGRWRKHDFLSQRSLSMVETGTAAAESPGWSSSDVMMMLMMKGGQEGVGPAPSVSSSNSSASSRYKTELCRSFTESGTCKYGGKCQFAHGPDELRDLSRHPKYKTEPCRTFHTIGFCPYGIRCHFVHNNEEEMDHMSRSSSSSFALQSRANRIPLMRQSISFSGFPTPPQHSLPPPPPAACFARAQSASPPCADITDLLAQVFSETEPTTLQASAAPQYQPASVADPLSPFLPSPDSGCPSPPPSPGAPPLFTRSLGTRSLSYASLSDQDQDGGSSASSLSGLESSSEGKRLAVFSQLSVPEDGAGSGL; encoded by the coding sequence CAACTGTTGAGCCTGGATCTGAGGGACGCGGACAATCAGCTGTCACCCATCGGCCGCGCAAAGGCGGCGCCGGGCTTCGTCGGACAGCAACGTAGCTGCGACGCGTCGCTCTCCCTGGGGGCCCTCGCCCGTCTGGACGCGGGCCCCCCGGACGACTGCTGCCTGTCCTCCGGCATGTGGGGGCCGCAGCCGGAGGGCCGACAAGCCCCCGGCCGGTGGCGCAAGCACGACTTCCTGTCTCAGCGCTCGCTCAGCATGGTGGAGACCGGCACGGCGGCGGCGGAGAGTCCGGGCTGGTCCAGCTCGGACGTGATGATGATGCTGATGATGAAGGGCGGCCAGGAAGGCGTGGGCCCCGCCCCCAGCGTGTCGTCGTCCAACTCCTCCGCGTCGTCCCGCTACAAGACGGAGCTGTGTCGCTCTTTCACGGAGAGCGGCACGTGCAAGTACGGCGGCAAGTGCCAGTTCGCCCACGGGCCCGACGAGCTGCGGGATCTCAGCCGGCATCCCAAGTACAAGACGGAGCCGTGCCGCACCTTCCACACCATCGGCTTCTGCCCGTACGGGATCCGCTGCCACTTCGTCCACAACAACGAGGAGGAAATGGATCACATGTCGCGCTCCTCCTCCTCAAGTTTCGCCCTCCAGTCGCGGGCCAACAGAATCCCGCTCATGAGACAGAGCATCAGCTTCTCCGGGTTTCCTACCCCGCCTCAGCActcccttcctcctcctcctcccgccGCCTGTTTCGCACGTGCTCAGTCCGCCTCTCCCCCTTGCGCCGACATCACCGACCTCCTCGCTCAGGTCTTTTCAGAGACAGAACCTACTACCCTCCAGGCCTCCGCCGCTCCGCAGTACCAACCCGCGTCCGTCGCGGATCCCCTCTCTCCCTTCCTGCCGTCCCCGGACTCGGGTTGTCCGTCTCCGCCTCCGAGCCCCGGCGCCCCGCCGTTGTTCACGCGGTCCCTCGGCACGCGGTCCCTGTCCTACGCCTCGCTGTCGGATCAAGACCAGGACGGGGGGAGCTCGGCGAGCTCGCTTAGCGGACTGGAGTCCAGCAGCGAGGGGAAACGCCTGGCCGTGTTCAGCCAGCTCTCCGTCCCCGAGGACGGTGCCGGGTCGGGACTTTAG